Proteins encoded in a region of the Paenibacillus wynnii genome:
- the pilM gene encoding pilus assembly protein PilM — protein sequence MLGLGQKADGLSIEESGIRYISLKKSKAWEVRKKRFLPLQPGMIIENEVADSEALLEVVKAWVKKEGLRNTKVSLTIPPSQIIIRKMTIPTTNDKQLEQLVKLEVETGLHLPFDNPIYDYVITGTDEEQSHLLVFAAPRKPIQDYIDIMEKAGIHISSVETSATALARSISLGLNKSFEETMLIHLEHSVMDIYMLRSGNPVFIRTLSLYDLHQEKLVLSMLPSDAEYVAEAAASAVVEEESLSPEQIVEITAEISRMLNFYQYSLHDGTTRIREVLITGSPSLRRQLEQVLRQSLSEIEITPISLDQLGEGAVHDPELNSYRIAAGAALGSQESHIDLLPREDREAIIFPYIAIALVGIWLLGVIGTGIYFAVNKGTISDQEQQLQGLQDRRGAIQLELGKLTNSGAGQLDRKAAIDEILKYKLSAVAVLSELVKGLPPGSKLRDIVYTYRTSIDLTTSMPNMEAASIYLGQLRAMSFTTDVTIQKLSEGGGDSGSGIVAGNSSAGSYTVVYKVNMSAVNQQANATEAIQEGVDSDGTNQ from the coding sequence ATGCTTGGATTAGGACAGAAGGCGGATGGTCTTTCTATTGAAGAATCCGGAATCCGCTACATCAGCTTGAAAAAAAGTAAGGCATGGGAAGTCCGTAAAAAGCGGTTTCTTCCTCTGCAGCCAGGCATGATCATTGAAAATGAGGTTGCGGATAGCGAAGCGTTGCTGGAGGTAGTCAAGGCCTGGGTTAAAAAAGAGGGGCTGCGCAACACAAAGGTCTCATTAACTATCCCTCCCTCACAAATCATAATCCGCAAGATGACGATTCCGACCACTAATGATAAACAGTTGGAGCAGTTGGTGAAGCTTGAGGTGGAGACGGGGCTTCATTTACCCTTCGATAACCCTATCTATGATTATGTGATTACCGGAACGGACGAGGAACAGAGTCATTTACTTGTATTCGCAGCACCCCGTAAGCCGATTCAGGATTACATTGATATTATGGAAAAAGCGGGAATCCATATAAGTAGTGTAGAGACATCTGCAACTGCACTTGCCCGAAGCATATCGCTAGGACTGAACAAGAGTTTTGAAGAAACCATGCTTATTCATTTGGAACATTCCGTGATGGATATCTATATGCTGCGCAGCGGCAATCCCGTATTTATTCGCACACTGAGCTTATATGATCTGCATCAGGAAAAGCTGGTTCTAAGCATGCTTCCTAGTGATGCTGAATATGTGGCAGAAGCAGCGGCTTCAGCTGTAGTAGAAGAGGAGTCGCTATCTCCAGAACAAATCGTGGAGATCACGGCAGAGATTTCGCGGATGCTGAATTTCTATCAATACAGTCTGCACGATGGAACTACGAGAATTAGAGAAGTGTTAATTACCGGTTCTCCGTCGCTTCGGAGACAGCTTGAACAGGTGCTAAGGCAATCGCTTTCCGAAATTGAGATTACTCCGATCAGCTTGGACCAGCTTGGAGAGGGAGCAGTCCACGACCCGGAGCTGAACAGCTACCGAATTGCAGCTGGTGCAGCACTTGGAAGTCAAGAAAGTCATATCGACTTGTTGCCCCGTGAAGATCGTGAAGCTATAATATTCCCCTACATTGCCATAGCCCTTGTCGGGATCTGGTTATTGGGAGTTATCGGTACGGGGATCTACTTTGCTGTGAATAAAGGAACGATATCCGATCAGGAGCAGCAACTTCAGGGTCTGCAGGACCGAAGGGGCGCGATACAGTTGGAACTCGGTAAGTTGACTAACAGCGGAGCTGGACAGCTTGACCGAAAAGCAGCAATTGATGAGATATTGAAATACAAGCTGAGCGCTGTGGCTGTCTTGAGTGAACTGGTTAAAGGGCTTCCTCCAGGTAGTAAGCTGCGAGATATTGTATATACGTATCGTACTTCAATTGATTTAACTACAAGTATGCCAAACATGGAGGCAGCTTCAATCTATCTTGGTCAACTACGCGCTATGTCCTTTACAACGGATGTTACGATTCAGAAGTTGTCTGAAGGAGGGGGCGACTCCGGTTCGGGGATTGTTGCCGGCAACTCTTCTGCAGGATCTTACACAGTGGTATACAAAGTGAATATGTCGGCAGTGAACCAGCAGGCTAACGCAACCGAAGCCATACAGGAGGGGGTGGACAGCGATGGAACAAATCAATAA
- a CDS encoding type 4a pilus biogenesis protein PilO → MEQINKYRSPIVLGVLILFLLLFAFYMLGIQPDNKKIAATKSEISQLSLENGMLQTKIDKLKTSEVKDATQEAVMIALPRGDGSEQLILDLRNIEAKSYARIKDITFNVDDVNPIQEMTGSADVMFPTVKQIKMTAVIEGGYTEIYNWITRLQLLPRIVNVDSFSFQQPENQQVQSSGGILTANISFTAYYEEIPTEQK, encoded by the coding sequence ATGGAACAAATCAATAAATACCGTTCTCCTATCGTGCTTGGGGTGCTGATATTGTTCCTGCTGTTGTTTGCTTTTTACATGCTGGGAATACAGCCTGACAATAAGAAGATAGCTGCCACAAAGTCTGAGATCTCTCAGCTGAGCTTAGAGAACGGAATGCTTCAGACCAAAATCGATAAGTTGAAAACCAGTGAGGTCAAGGATGCAACGCAGGAAGCAGTGATGATCGCATTACCCCGTGGGGATGGAAGCGAGCAATTGATCCTTGATTTGCGAAATATTGAAGCCAAAAGCTATGCGAGAATAAAGGATATTACCTTCAATGTAGATGATGTCAATCCTATTCAGGAAATGACAGGGTCAGCGGATGTTATGTTTCCAACTGTGAAGCAGATTAAGATGACGGCTGTTATCGAAGGGGGTTATACGGAGATTTACAATTGGATTACGAGGCTCCAACTTCTTCCCCGGATTGTTAATGTGGATTCCTTCAGCTTTCAGCAGCCAGAGAATCAGCAGGTACAGAGTTCAGGCGGCATTTTGACAGCGAATATATCCTTTACTGCCTATTATGAAGAAATCCCTACAGAGCAAAAGTAA
- a CDS encoding CBS domain-containing protein has protein sequence MTTALEKELISRVRSAPVIAASGTCREALWVMFQHPESKCIVVCNPENEPLGLLMSERFFLIATGRLGIGLFYRETVVNYMNRLPLIADISTPLESLRNDAMNRLEMYRNDCVVVSRSGKFVGVLYVSDLLR, from the coding sequence ATGACAACAGCCCTTGAAAAAGAACTGATTAGCAGGGTCCGCAGCGCCCCGGTTATCGCCGCCTCCGGCACCTGCCGCGAAGCTCTGTGGGTCATGTTCCAGCATCCAGAATCGAAATGCATCGTCGTCTGTAATCCAGAGAACGAGCCGCTTGGGCTTCTAATGAGCGAACGTTTCTTTTTAATCGCTACCGGACGTCTCGGGATAGGCCTTTTTTACCGAGAGACGGTGGTAAATTACATGAACCGATTGCCGTTAATCGCCGATATCTCAACCCCCCTAGAATCCCTCCGAAATGATGCTATGAACCGCCTTGAAATGTATAGGAATGATTGTGTTGTGGTGAGTCGAAGTGGAAAGTTTGTTGGTGTGTTGTATGTGTCAGATCTACTTCGTTGA
- a CDS encoding VanW family protein has translation MKKIHAVLIAAAALLLILSLVFGALNLYSGQSTLPKGTQLASWEVGGLDRNEVRSQLDKYLATLHSITLVLMAENNVELKLKMKDAGITYEAEPFLQGLQSLDQGSLIERVKARRDFSPSWDLNAHLDIHKLQNLLNPDWEKKTFGAPINATRRITANDRIVYTPEVSSRQVDWTVMEQSLLAAIPKDLSQLEQLGSKVITIKVPLVILQPPVTLKSLEKEGIERKITEFSTSLGASGPGRSYNVEAAAKSVNDTLLPPGGIFDYGKAIQKAKKEYGFREAPVIVNGKLQPGTGGGICQVSSTLYNAALRSGLEIVERHNHSLPVSYLPKGQDATFAEGYINFRFRNNTGKYLIIKSTVENRRLTVKLFGTFPKNVSYKVESKIIDILTPADSIVNDLSLPPGTSRVLESGKAGYVVETYITRLMDGQPVEKKKLSRDVYRAQKRIIVVNKAGASNSVSPEVTQRPLLEDGVSSE, from the coding sequence TTGAAAAAAATACACGCTGTCCTTATAGCTGCCGCCGCCCTGCTCCTGATTCTCTCACTCGTATTCGGAGCCCTTAATTTATATAGCGGACAATCTACTCTGCCCAAAGGAACACAACTGGCCAGCTGGGAAGTTGGCGGATTGGACCGGAATGAAGTTCGTTCACAACTGGACAAATATCTTGCAACCCTACATTCTATTACCCTCGTACTGATGGCAGAGAACAATGTGGAGCTTAAGCTTAAGATGAAGGACGCCGGAATCACTTATGAAGCGGAACCCTTCCTGCAAGGATTACAAAGCCTGGATCAAGGATCACTGATAGAACGTGTTAAAGCACGCAGAGATTTCTCCCCTAGCTGGGATCTTAATGCACATCTGGATATCCATAAACTGCAGAATCTTTTAAATCCGGATTGGGAAAAGAAAACTTTCGGCGCACCTATCAATGCTACCCGTCGAATTACAGCGAATGACCGCATAGTATATACACCCGAAGTATCATCCCGTCAGGTGGACTGGACGGTTATGGAACAATCTCTTCTTGCGGCGATACCTAAGGACTTAAGTCAACTGGAGCAACTGGGAAGCAAGGTAATCACAATCAAAGTACCTTTAGTTATTTTGCAGCCGCCTGTGACCTTAAAGTCCTTAGAGAAAGAAGGCATTGAGCGTAAAATCACGGAATTCAGCACCTCCCTAGGCGCCAGTGGTCCGGGACGCAGTTATAACGTGGAGGCTGCTGCCAAGTCTGTGAACGATACCCTATTGCCGCCTGGAGGCATCTTCGATTATGGCAAAGCCATTCAAAAGGCCAAGAAAGAATACGGCTTCAGAGAAGCCCCCGTCATCGTGAACGGTAAGCTTCAGCCAGGGACTGGCGGAGGGATCTGCCAAGTATCAAGTACCTTATACAATGCGGCCCTTCGTTCAGGACTTGAAATTGTGGAGCGGCACAATCATTCCCTTCCGGTCAGCTATTTGCCTAAAGGTCAGGATGCAACGTTCGCAGAAGGGTATATTAACTTTCGGTTCCGGAATAACACCGGCAAATACCTGATTATAAAATCCACTGTAGAAAACCGCCGACTAACCGTGAAGCTGTTCGGAACCTTCCCTAAGAATGTCAGCTACAAAGTAGAATCGAAAATTATCGATATTTTAACTCCTGCCGATAGCATCGTAAATGATCTCTCCTTGCCCCCCGGCACGTCACGGGTTCTAGAGAGCGGCAAAGCCGGGTATGTTGTAGAGACCTATATTACCCGATTGATGGATGGACAGCCGGTAGAGAAGAAGAAACTATCGCGTGATGTCTACCGGGCTCAGAAACGAATTATAGTTGTGAATAAAGCAGGAGCCAGCAATTCCGTCTCACCAGAAGTTACGCAAAGACCGCTTCTAGAGGATGGGGTAAGCAGTGAATAG
- the ftsE gene encoding cell division ATP-binding protein FtsE, producing the protein MIEMQDVWKTYPNGTHALQGVSVKIDRNEFVYIVGPSGAGKSTFMKLIYREEVPTKGQISVGGFNIGKLKPRKIPYVRRNIGVVFQDFRLLPRMTAFENVAFAMEVIEAPKKVIKKRVNEVLDLVGLRNKANREPSQLSGGEQQRIAIARAIVNSPSVIIADEPTGNLDPETSWGIMQLLDEINFRGTTIVMATHNRDIVNKMRKRVLAIENGNIVRDQARGEYGYEF; encoded by the coding sequence ATGATAGAAATGCAGGATGTGTGGAAGACCTATCCTAACGGAACTCATGCCTTGCAAGGCGTCTCGGTAAAAATCGACCGAAATGAATTTGTGTATATCGTGGGCCCGTCCGGTGCAGGTAAATCAACATTTATGAAATTGATCTATAGAGAAGAAGTGCCGACCAAGGGGCAAATTTCTGTGGGTGGCTTTAATATAGGGAAGCTGAAGCCGCGTAAAATCCCTTACGTCCGCCGCAATATTGGGGTCGTATTTCAGGATTTTCGTCTATTGCCGAGAATGACAGCCTTCGAGAACGTCGCTTTTGCGATGGAGGTTATTGAAGCACCCAAGAAAGTAATCAAGAAACGGGTGAACGAGGTTCTCGATCTCGTAGGACTTCGGAACAAAGCCAACCGTGAGCCCTCACAGCTCTCCGGCGGTGAACAGCAGCGGATTGCGATTGCCCGTGCCATTGTCAACAGCCCTTCTGTTATTATTGCGGATGAGCCTACAGGTAATTTAGACCCGGAGACCTCATGGGGAATTATGCAGCTGCTGGATGAGATTAATTTTCGCGGAACAACGATCGTCATGGCGACACATAACAGAGATATTGTGAACAAAATGCGTAAGCGTGTACTTGCTATTGAGAACGGGAACATCGTAAGAGACCAGGCGAGAGGGGAATACGGGTATGAATTTTAA
- the ftsX gene encoding permease-like cell division protein FtsX, which produces MNFKTFLRHVREGFRNVFRNGWMSVASITSIVVSLFVLGVFILLVLNVNAIADKADSQVQINVHLTLNTEQKLREALQNEIGSMLEVSKIEFISKDQGLQEFRDSLGEEAADLLDGFDKDNNPLPDTLRVEVVQPTTVPFVAEKILALNETHAEKPIYKVKYGKGSIETLFKITKAVRNIGFIFVAGLGLMSMFLISNTIRVTILARRKEIGIMKLVGATNYFIRWPFFIEGALIGFIGSMVTVIALYIGYSSLVASVQGDPMLGIQLIAFEDIWLQICGLLVGLGVTIGVWGSTVSIRKFLKV; this is translated from the coding sequence ATGAATTTTAAAACCTTCTTGCGGCATGTGCGGGAAGGCTTCAGAAATGTATTCCGCAACGGCTGGATGTCGGTGGCTTCCATCACGTCCATTGTCGTCTCTCTATTCGTGCTAGGTGTATTTATTTTGCTTGTTCTGAATGTGAATGCTATAGCCGATAAAGCGGACAGTCAGGTACAGATTAATGTGCATCTGACCCTTAATACGGAACAGAAGCTGCGTGAAGCACTGCAGAATGAAATCGGCAGTATGCTGGAGGTCAGCAAGATTGAATTTATCTCTAAGGACCAAGGTCTTCAGGAATTCCGGGACAGCTTGGGCGAAGAAGCCGCAGATCTATTAGATGGATTCGATAAAGACAACAATCCTCTACCGGATACCTTAAGGGTGGAAGTCGTTCAGCCTACTACCGTTCCGTTTGTCGCCGAGAAAATTCTAGCGCTCAACGAGACGCATGCTGAGAAACCCATCTATAAAGTGAAATACGGTAAGGGTTCGATAGAGACCTTGTTCAAAATCACCAAAGCAGTCCGCAACATCGGTTTTATTTTTGTAGCAGGACTTGGACTGATGTCGATGTTCCTCATCTCTAATACGATCCGGGTAACCATTCTTGCAAGGCGTAAGGAGATCGGTATTATGAAGCTGGTGGGAGCGACTAATTATTTTATTCGCTGGCCCTTCTTTATAGAAGGGGCACTTATCGGTTTTATCGGTTCCATGGTCACTGTGATTGCATTGTATATCGGCTACAGCAGTTTGGTAGCTTCGGTCCAAGGTGATCCTATGCTGGGGATTCAACTGATCGCTTTTGAAGATATTTGGCTTCAAATATGCGGGTTACTGGTTGGCCTTGGGGTAACGATCGGCGTATGGGGAAGTACCGTTTCTATTCGCAAGTTCTTGAAAGTATAA